The following proteins come from a genomic window of Canis aureus isolate CA01 chromosome 3, VMU_Caureus_v.1.0, whole genome shotgun sequence:
- the ZMYND15 gene encoding zinc finger MYND domain-containing protein 15 isoform X2 has protein sequence MEFVSGYRDEFLDFAALLFGWFRKFAAERGAVGASLESRWRQLEAQIRRLPQDPALWVLHVLPNRSVGISLGQGAEPGPAPGLGAACFLGDEPPLHLRDLSPYVSFVSLEEGEEAEEEEEEEENREEEGTGVEKVDPEEDGEPGPTSRESPQEANPPGETEEAEQEAGGRGSEEGCREDKAEEEAGPDRRKGRRSEAAPLHLSCLLLVTDEHGTILGIDLLMDGTQGSACKGSGTENLAPRAYALLCHSMACPMGSGDPRKPRQLTVGDAQLHRELESLVPRLGVKLAKTPMRTWGPRPGFTFASLQAQTCHVCHRHSFEVKLTPCPQCSAVLYCGEACLRADWRRCPDDVSHQFWCPRLAAFMERAGELATLPFTYTAEVTSESFNKEAFLASRGLTRGYWTQLSMLIPGPGTPRHPRASTPALSLLLSGDPYQLLQGDGAALMPPVPPDPPRGLFGSWQDYYTWRGLSLDSPMAVLLTYPLTVYYVITHLVPQSFPELNIQNKQSLKIHVVEAGKEFDLVMVFWLLVLLPHMALELQFVGDGLPLDSDQQHFTLQRDGPEVSVRPGSGVSARLSSGTKEKGGRRDLQIKVSARPYHLLQGPKPDLVIGFNSGFGLKDTWLSSLPRLQSLRVPAFFTESSEYGCVMDDQTMAVATGGGTSPPRPNPFRSPFRLRAADNCMPWYCNAFIFHLVYKPPQGSGARPAPGPAPPAPTPAAPPAPARRRRGEKKPGRGSRRRR, from the exons ATGGAGTTTGTGTCTGGATACAGAGATGAGTTCCTTGATTTCGCTGCCCTCCTGTTTGGCTGGTTCCGAAAGTTCGCTGCAGAGCGCGGGGCTGTGGGGGCCAGCCTTGAGAGCCGCTGGCGCCAGCTGGAGGCTCAGATCAGAAGACTGCCCCAGGACCCTGCCCTTTGGGTGCTCCATGTATTGCCCAACCGTAGTGTGGGCATCAGcctggggcaaggggcagagccGGGCCCTGCACCAGGCCTGGGTGCTGCCTGCTTCCTGGGAGACGAGCCCCCACTGCACCTGCGAGACCTAAGCCCCTATGTCAGCTTTGTCagcctggaggaaggggaggaagcagaggaggaggaggaagaggaagagaatagaGAGGAGGAGGGTACAGGTGTGGAGAAGGTAGATCCGGAGGAGGATGGGGAGCCAGGCCCCACCAGCAGGGAGTCCCCCCAGGAAGCAAACCCTCCAGGGGAGACCGAGGAGgctgagcaggaggcaggaggcagaggcagcgAGGAAGGCTGCCGAGAGGACAAGGCTGAGGAAGAAGCGGGCCCTGACAGGAGGAAGGGGCGGAGAAGCG AGGCTGCCCCCCTGCACCTTTCCTGCCTCTTACTGGTGACGGATGAACATGGCACCATCTTGGGCATTGACCTGCTAATGGATGGAACCCAGGGGAGTGCATGCAAGGGCTCAGGGACAGAGAACCTGGCCCCTCGCGCCTATGCCCTCCTCTGCCACAGCATGGCCTGCCCCATGGGCTCCGGAGACCCTCGAAAGCCCCGACAGCTTACTGTGGGAGACGCCCAACTGCATCG AGAGTTGGAGAGTCTGGTCCCAAGGCTGGGAGTGAAGTTAGCCAAGACACCTATGCGGACGTGGGGTCCCCGGCCGGGCTTCACATTTGCCTCCCTCCAGGCTCAAACCTGCCATGTTTGTCACAGGCACAGCTTTGAAGTGAAGCTGACACCTTG CCCCCAGTGTAGTGCCGTCTTGTACTGTGGAGAGGCCTGTCTCCGGGCCGACTGGCGGCGATGCCCAGATGATGTGAGCCATCAATTTTGGTGTCCAAGGCTTGCAGCCTTCATGGAGCGGGCTGGAGAACTGGCAACCCTGCCTTTTACCTACACTGCAG aaGTGACCAGTGAAAGCTTCAACAAGGAGGCCTTTCTGGCCTCACGGGGCCTCACTCGTGGCTACTGGACCCAGCTCAGCATGCTGATTCCAGGCCCTGGcacccccaggcacccccggGCCAGCACACCAGCCCTCAGCCTTCTTCTCAGTG GAGATCCCTATCAGCTTCTCCAGGGAGATGGGGCTGCCCTCATGCCTCCTGTGCCCCCAGATCCACCCAGGGGCCTCTTTG GCTCGTGGCAGGATTACTACACGTGGAGAGGCCTCAGCTTGGACTCCCCCATGGCTGTGCTTCTCACCTACCCATTGACCGTGTACTACGTCATCACCCACCTGGTGCCCCAGTCCT TCCCTGAGCTCAACATCCAGAACAAGCAGTCACTAAAAATCCACGTGGTGGAGGCCGGGAAGGAGTTTGATCTAGTCATGGTGTTTTGG CTCCTGGTCTTGCTCCCGCACATGGCCCTGGAGCTGCAGTTTGTGGGTGACGGCCTGCCCCTTGACAGTGACCAGCAGCATTTTACCCTGCAAAGG GATGGCCCAGAGGTTTCTGTCCGTCCTGGTTCCGGAGTGTCTGCGCGGCTCAGCTCCGGGACTAAGGAGAAGGGGGGCCGCAGGGACCTGCAGATCAAGGTGTCCGCTAGGCCCTACCACCTGCTCCAGGGGCCCAAGCCTGACCTGGTCATCG GATTTAACTCCGGCTTCGGTCTCAAGGACACTTGGCTGAGCTCGCTGCCCCGGCTGCAG TCCCTCCGAGTGCCGGCCTTCTTCACCGAGAGCAGCGAGTACGGCTGTGTGATGGACGACCAGACCATGGCGGTGGCCACGGGCGGGGGCACCAGCCCCCCGCGGCCCAACCCCTTCCGCTCCCCCTTTCGCCTCCGAGCGGCCGACAACTGCATGCCCTG GTACTGCAACGCCTTCATCTTCCACCTGGTGTACAAGCCCCCGCAGGGCAGCGGAGCCCGCCCGGCGCCCGGCCCAGCGCCCCCGGCCCCgacccccgccgcgccccccgcccccgcccgccggcgCCGCGGGGAAAAGAAACCCGGGCGGGGGTCCCGCCGGCGCAGGTGA
- the ZMYND15 gene encoding zinc finger MYND domain-containing protein 15 isoform X3: MEFVSGYRDEFLDFAALLFGWFRKFAAERGAVGASLESRWRQLEAQIRRLPQDPALWVLHVLPNRSVGISLGQGAEPGPAPGLGAACFLGDEPPLHLRDLSPYVSFVSLEEGEEAEEEEEEEENREEEGTGVEKVDPEEDGEPGPTSRESPQEANPPGETEEAEQEAGGRGSEEGCREDKAEEEAGPDRRKGRRSEAAPLHLSCLLLVTDEHGTILGIDLLMDGTQGSACKGSGTENLAPRAYALLCHSMACPMGSGDPRKPRQLTVGDAQLHRELESLVPRLGVKLAKTPMRTWGPRPGFTFASLQAQTCHVCHRHSFEVKLTPCPQCSAVLYCGEACLRADWRRCPDDVSHQFWCPRLAAFMERAGELATLPFTYTAGDPYQLLQGDGAALMPPVPPDPPRGLFGSWQDYYTWRGLSLDSPMAVLLTYPLTVYYVITHLVPQSFPELNIQNKQSLKIHVVEAGKEFDLVMVFWELLVLLPHMALELQFVGDGLPLDSDQQHFTLQRDGPEVSVRPGSGVSARLSSGTKEKGGRRDLQIKVSARPYHLLQGPKPDLVIGFNSGFGLKDTWLSSLPRLQSLRVPAFFTESSEYGCVMDDQTMAVATGGGTSPPRPNPFRSPFRLRAADNCMPWYCNAFIFHLVYKPPQGSGARPAPGPAPPAPTPAAPPAPARRRRGEKKPGRGSRRRR, encoded by the exons ATGGAGTTTGTGTCTGGATACAGAGATGAGTTCCTTGATTTCGCTGCCCTCCTGTTTGGCTGGTTCCGAAAGTTCGCTGCAGAGCGCGGGGCTGTGGGGGCCAGCCTTGAGAGCCGCTGGCGCCAGCTGGAGGCTCAGATCAGAAGACTGCCCCAGGACCCTGCCCTTTGGGTGCTCCATGTATTGCCCAACCGTAGTGTGGGCATCAGcctggggcaaggggcagagccGGGCCCTGCACCAGGCCTGGGTGCTGCCTGCTTCCTGGGAGACGAGCCCCCACTGCACCTGCGAGACCTAAGCCCCTATGTCAGCTTTGTCagcctggaggaaggggaggaagcagaggaggaggaggaagaggaagagaatagaGAGGAGGAGGGTACAGGTGTGGAGAAGGTAGATCCGGAGGAGGATGGGGAGCCAGGCCCCACCAGCAGGGAGTCCCCCCAGGAAGCAAACCCTCCAGGGGAGACCGAGGAGgctgagcaggaggcaggaggcagaggcagcgAGGAAGGCTGCCGAGAGGACAAGGCTGAGGAAGAAGCGGGCCCTGACAGGAGGAAGGGGCGGAGAAGCG AGGCTGCCCCCCTGCACCTTTCCTGCCTCTTACTGGTGACGGATGAACATGGCACCATCTTGGGCATTGACCTGCTAATGGATGGAACCCAGGGGAGTGCATGCAAGGGCTCAGGGACAGAGAACCTGGCCCCTCGCGCCTATGCCCTCCTCTGCCACAGCATGGCCTGCCCCATGGGCTCCGGAGACCCTCGAAAGCCCCGACAGCTTACTGTGGGAGACGCCCAACTGCATCG AGAGTTGGAGAGTCTGGTCCCAAGGCTGGGAGTGAAGTTAGCCAAGACACCTATGCGGACGTGGGGTCCCCGGCCGGGCTTCACATTTGCCTCCCTCCAGGCTCAAACCTGCCATGTTTGTCACAGGCACAGCTTTGAAGTGAAGCTGACACCTTG CCCCCAGTGTAGTGCCGTCTTGTACTGTGGAGAGGCCTGTCTCCGGGCCGACTGGCGGCGATGCCCAGATGATGTGAGCCATCAATTTTGGTGTCCAAGGCTTGCAGCCTTCATGGAGCGGGCTGGAGAACTGGCAACCCTGCCTTTTACCTACACTGCAG GAGATCCCTATCAGCTTCTCCAGGGAGATGGGGCTGCCCTCATGCCTCCTGTGCCCCCAGATCCACCCAGGGGCCTCTTTG GCTCGTGGCAGGATTACTACACGTGGAGAGGCCTCAGCTTGGACTCCCCCATGGCTGTGCTTCTCACCTACCCATTGACCGTGTACTACGTCATCACCCACCTGGTGCCCCAGTCCT TCCCTGAGCTCAACATCCAGAACAAGCAGTCACTAAAAATCCACGTGGTGGAGGCCGGGAAGGAGTTTGATCTAGTCATGGTGTTTTGG GAGCTCCTGGTCTTGCTCCCGCACATGGCCCTGGAGCTGCAGTTTGTGGGTGACGGCCTGCCCCTTGACAGTGACCAGCAGCATTTTACCCTGCAAAGG GATGGCCCAGAGGTTTCTGTCCGTCCTGGTTCCGGAGTGTCTGCGCGGCTCAGCTCCGGGACTAAGGAGAAGGGGGGCCGCAGGGACCTGCAGATCAAGGTGTCCGCTAGGCCCTACCACCTGCTCCAGGGGCCCAAGCCTGACCTGGTCATCG GATTTAACTCCGGCTTCGGTCTCAAGGACACTTGGCTGAGCTCGCTGCCCCGGCTGCAG TCCCTCCGAGTGCCGGCCTTCTTCACCGAGAGCAGCGAGTACGGCTGTGTGATGGACGACCAGACCATGGCGGTGGCCACGGGCGGGGGCACCAGCCCCCCGCGGCCCAACCCCTTCCGCTCCCCCTTTCGCCTCCGAGCGGCCGACAACTGCATGCCCTG GTACTGCAACGCCTTCATCTTCCACCTGGTGTACAAGCCCCCGCAGGGCAGCGGAGCCCGCCCGGCGCCCGGCCCAGCGCCCCCGGCCCCgacccccgccgcgccccccgcccccgcccgccggcgCCGCGGGGAAAAGAAACCCGGGCGGGGGTCCCGCCGGCGCAGGTGA
- the ZMYND15 gene encoding zinc finger MYND domain-containing protein 15 isoform X1 — MEFVSGYRDEFLDFAALLFGWFRKFAAERGAVGASLESRWRQLEAQIRRLPQDPALWVLHVLPNRSVGISLGQGAEPGPAPGLGAACFLGDEPPLHLRDLSPYVSFVSLEEGEEAEEEEEEEENREEEGTGVEKVDPEEDGEPGPTSRESPQEANPPGETEEAEQEAGGRGSEEGCREDKAEEEAGPDRRKGRRSEAAPLHLSCLLLVTDEHGTILGIDLLMDGTQGSACKGSGTENLAPRAYALLCHSMACPMGSGDPRKPRQLTVGDAQLHRELESLVPRLGVKLAKTPMRTWGPRPGFTFASLQAQTCHVCHRHSFEVKLTPCPQCSAVLYCGEACLRADWRRCPDDVSHQFWCPRLAAFMERAGELATLPFTYTAEVTSESFNKEAFLASRGLTRGYWTQLSMLIPGPGTPRHPRASTPALSLLLSGDPYQLLQGDGAALMPPVPPDPPRGLFGSWQDYYTWRGLSLDSPMAVLLTYPLTVYYVITHLVPQSFPELNIQNKQSLKIHVVEAGKEFDLVMVFWELLVLLPHMALELQFVGDGLPLDSDQQHFTLQRDGPEVSVRPGSGVSARLSSGTKEKGGRRDLQIKVSARPYHLLQGPKPDLVIGFNSGFGLKDTWLSSLPRLQSLRVPAFFTESSEYGCVMDDQTMAVATGGGTSPPRPNPFRSPFRLRAADNCMPWYCNAFIFHLVYKPPQGSGARPAPGPAPPAPTPAAPPAPARRRRGEKKPGRGSRRRR; from the exons ATGGAGTTTGTGTCTGGATACAGAGATGAGTTCCTTGATTTCGCTGCCCTCCTGTTTGGCTGGTTCCGAAAGTTCGCTGCAGAGCGCGGGGCTGTGGGGGCCAGCCTTGAGAGCCGCTGGCGCCAGCTGGAGGCTCAGATCAGAAGACTGCCCCAGGACCCTGCCCTTTGGGTGCTCCATGTATTGCCCAACCGTAGTGTGGGCATCAGcctggggcaaggggcagagccGGGCCCTGCACCAGGCCTGGGTGCTGCCTGCTTCCTGGGAGACGAGCCCCCACTGCACCTGCGAGACCTAAGCCCCTATGTCAGCTTTGTCagcctggaggaaggggaggaagcagaggaggaggaggaagaggaagagaatagaGAGGAGGAGGGTACAGGTGTGGAGAAGGTAGATCCGGAGGAGGATGGGGAGCCAGGCCCCACCAGCAGGGAGTCCCCCCAGGAAGCAAACCCTCCAGGGGAGACCGAGGAGgctgagcaggaggcaggaggcagaggcagcgAGGAAGGCTGCCGAGAGGACAAGGCTGAGGAAGAAGCGGGCCCTGACAGGAGGAAGGGGCGGAGAAGCG AGGCTGCCCCCCTGCACCTTTCCTGCCTCTTACTGGTGACGGATGAACATGGCACCATCTTGGGCATTGACCTGCTAATGGATGGAACCCAGGGGAGTGCATGCAAGGGCTCAGGGACAGAGAACCTGGCCCCTCGCGCCTATGCCCTCCTCTGCCACAGCATGGCCTGCCCCATGGGCTCCGGAGACCCTCGAAAGCCCCGACAGCTTACTGTGGGAGACGCCCAACTGCATCG AGAGTTGGAGAGTCTGGTCCCAAGGCTGGGAGTGAAGTTAGCCAAGACACCTATGCGGACGTGGGGTCCCCGGCCGGGCTTCACATTTGCCTCCCTCCAGGCTCAAACCTGCCATGTTTGTCACAGGCACAGCTTTGAAGTGAAGCTGACACCTTG CCCCCAGTGTAGTGCCGTCTTGTACTGTGGAGAGGCCTGTCTCCGGGCCGACTGGCGGCGATGCCCAGATGATGTGAGCCATCAATTTTGGTGTCCAAGGCTTGCAGCCTTCATGGAGCGGGCTGGAGAACTGGCAACCCTGCCTTTTACCTACACTGCAG aaGTGACCAGTGAAAGCTTCAACAAGGAGGCCTTTCTGGCCTCACGGGGCCTCACTCGTGGCTACTGGACCCAGCTCAGCATGCTGATTCCAGGCCCTGGcacccccaggcacccccggGCCAGCACACCAGCCCTCAGCCTTCTTCTCAGTG GAGATCCCTATCAGCTTCTCCAGGGAGATGGGGCTGCCCTCATGCCTCCTGTGCCCCCAGATCCACCCAGGGGCCTCTTTG GCTCGTGGCAGGATTACTACACGTGGAGAGGCCTCAGCTTGGACTCCCCCATGGCTGTGCTTCTCACCTACCCATTGACCGTGTACTACGTCATCACCCACCTGGTGCCCCAGTCCT TCCCTGAGCTCAACATCCAGAACAAGCAGTCACTAAAAATCCACGTGGTGGAGGCCGGGAAGGAGTTTGATCTAGTCATGGTGTTTTGG GAGCTCCTGGTCTTGCTCCCGCACATGGCCCTGGAGCTGCAGTTTGTGGGTGACGGCCTGCCCCTTGACAGTGACCAGCAGCATTTTACCCTGCAAAGG GATGGCCCAGAGGTTTCTGTCCGTCCTGGTTCCGGAGTGTCTGCGCGGCTCAGCTCCGGGACTAAGGAGAAGGGGGGCCGCAGGGACCTGCAGATCAAGGTGTCCGCTAGGCCCTACCACCTGCTCCAGGGGCCCAAGCCTGACCTGGTCATCG GATTTAACTCCGGCTTCGGTCTCAAGGACACTTGGCTGAGCTCGCTGCCCCGGCTGCAG TCCCTCCGAGTGCCGGCCTTCTTCACCGAGAGCAGCGAGTACGGCTGTGTGATGGACGACCAGACCATGGCGGTGGCCACGGGCGGGGGCACCAGCCCCCCGCGGCCCAACCCCTTCCGCTCCCCCTTTCGCCTCCGAGCGGCCGACAACTGCATGCCCTG GTACTGCAACGCCTTCATCTTCCACCTGGTGTACAAGCCCCCGCAGGGCAGCGGAGCCCGCCCGGCGCCCGGCCCAGCGCCCCCGGCCCCgacccccgccgcgccccccgcccccgcccgccggcgCCGCGGGGAAAAGAAACCCGGGCGGGGGTCCCGCCGGCGCAGGTGA